One genomic window of Gossypium hirsutum isolate 1008001.06 chromosome D11, Gossypium_hirsutum_v2.1, whole genome shotgun sequence includes the following:
- the LOC107916668 gene encoding programmed cell death protein 2 isoform X1, whose translation MDINGKGDSVDELKGLRITNLDDDDDENIAVDEDDNGEDEDDDDEEEQESVILGFVEKPEHSWSLLRQQFPSKAGGVPAWLDPDNLPTRMSCVCDVCGEPLQFLLQVYAPLVEKDSTFHRTLFVFMCLSMKCLLRDQHEQWKRHPDKQSRSVKVFRCQLPRANSFYSSKPPEGNATDKPLTSGAPLCNWCGTWKGDKFCSSCKVARYCSQKHQVMHWRAGHKLECQQLSLSPQSSDSNACHGGVAQIKAPKVASKSLWPEYEMKNEHESEYDTEMSGDEEHTDNSLIPRNKVDDTMKSLMDTFEGDGDKKSWASFQERIGKAPEQVLRYCRSAGSKPLWPILGGRPSKADIPICSYCGGHLCFEFQILPQLLYYFGVKNDAESLDWATIAVYTCEASCEGVGYKQEFAWVQLGTAINCPS comes from the exons ATGGATATTAATGGCAAGGGAGATTCCGTGGATGAGCTCAAGGGCCTCCGAATTACTAACCTTGACGATGACGATGACGAAAACATCGCTGTTGACGAGGATGATAATGGCGAAGACGAAGACGACGATGATGAAGAAGAACAGGAATCTGTAATTCTTGGGTTTGTAGAAAAGCCTGAACACAGCTGGTCACTTCTTCGCCAGCAGTTTCCAAGCAAAGCTGGAGGCGTCCCA GCTTGGTTGGACCCAGATAATTTGCCTACAAGAATGTCTTGTGTCTGTGATGTATGCGGAGAACCCCTGCAATTCCTACTCCAG GTTTATGCTCCATTAGTTGAAAAAGACTCAACATTTCATCGAACATTATTTGTATTCATGTGTCTGTCTATGAAATGTCTTCTCCGAGATCAACATGAACAATGGAAGCGTCATCCGGATAAGCAATCAAGGAG TGTGAAGGTTTTTCGTTGCCAATTGCCTCGTGCAAATTCTTTTTATTCAAGTAAACCCCCTGAAGGCAATGCTACCGACAAACCTTTAACCTCTGGAG CTCCACTATGTAACTGGTGTGGCACCTGGAAAGGAGATAAGTTCTGTAGTAGTTGTAAAGTAGCACGATATTGCTCACAAAAGCACCAG GTCATGCACTGGCGTGCAGGTCATAAACTTGAATGCCAGCAGCTGAGTCTTTCACCTCAGTCATCTGACTCCAATGCCTGTCATGGTGGAGTTGCACAAATTAAAGCCCCAAAAG TTGCAAGCAAGAGTTTATGGCCGGAGTATGAGATGAAAAACGAACACGAAAGTGAATATGATACAGAGATGTCTGGAGATGAGGAACATACCGATAATTCATTGATACCTAGAAACAAGGTTGATGACACAATGAAGTCACTTATGGATACTTTTGAG GGAGATGGTGACAAAAAGAGTTGGGCTTCTTTCCAAGAGCGGATAGGCAAGGCTCCTGAACAAGTTTTGAG ATATTGCCGGAGTGCTGGTTCTAAACCACTGTGGCCCATATTAGGTGGTCGCCCTTCCAAGGCTGATATTCCCATATGCAGCTATTGTGGTGGTCACCTATGTTTTGAATTTCAG ATATTACCTCAGTTGCTTTATTACTTTGGTGTGAAGAATGATGCGGAATCTCTCGATTGGGCAACGATAGCAGTATACACATGTGAAGCCTCTTGTGAAGGTGTTGGATACAAACAGGAATTTGCCTGGGTACAACTTGGTACTGCTATTAATTGCCCTTCATAG
- the LOC107916668 gene encoding programmed cell death protein 2 isoform X2, which translates to MDINGKGDSVDELKGLRITNLDDDDDENIAVDEDDNGEDEDDDDEEEQESVILGFVEKPEHSWSLLRQQFPSKAGGVPAWLDPDNLPTRMSCVCDVCGEPLQFLLQVYAPLVEKDSTFHRTLFVFMCLSMKCLLRDQHEQWKRHPDKQSRSVKVFRCQLPRANSFYSSKPPEGNATDKPLTSGAPLCNWCGTWKGDKFCSSCKVARYCSQKHQVMHWRAGHKLECQQLSLSPQSSDSNACHGGVAQIKAPKVASKSLWPEYEMKNEHESEYDTEMSGDEEHTDNSLIPRNKVDDTMKSLMDTFEGDGDKKSWASFQERIGKAPEQVLRYCRSAGSKPLWPILGGRPSKADIPICSYCGGHLCFEFQNVTFLLGISTLAQRRKYLIHVQMC; encoded by the exons ATGGATATTAATGGCAAGGGAGATTCCGTGGATGAGCTCAAGGGCCTCCGAATTACTAACCTTGACGATGACGATGACGAAAACATCGCTGTTGACGAGGATGATAATGGCGAAGACGAAGACGACGATGATGAAGAAGAACAGGAATCTGTAATTCTTGGGTTTGTAGAAAAGCCTGAACACAGCTGGTCACTTCTTCGCCAGCAGTTTCCAAGCAAAGCTGGAGGCGTCCCA GCTTGGTTGGACCCAGATAATTTGCCTACAAGAATGTCTTGTGTCTGTGATGTATGCGGAGAACCCCTGCAATTCCTACTCCAG GTTTATGCTCCATTAGTTGAAAAAGACTCAACATTTCATCGAACATTATTTGTATTCATGTGTCTGTCTATGAAATGTCTTCTCCGAGATCAACATGAACAATGGAAGCGTCATCCGGATAAGCAATCAAGGAG TGTGAAGGTTTTTCGTTGCCAATTGCCTCGTGCAAATTCTTTTTATTCAAGTAAACCCCCTGAAGGCAATGCTACCGACAAACCTTTAACCTCTGGAG CTCCACTATGTAACTGGTGTGGCACCTGGAAAGGAGATAAGTTCTGTAGTAGTTGTAAAGTAGCACGATATTGCTCACAAAAGCACCAG GTCATGCACTGGCGTGCAGGTCATAAACTTGAATGCCAGCAGCTGAGTCTTTCACCTCAGTCATCTGACTCCAATGCCTGTCATGGTGGAGTTGCACAAATTAAAGCCCCAAAAG TTGCAAGCAAGAGTTTATGGCCGGAGTATGAGATGAAAAACGAACACGAAAGTGAATATGATACAGAGATGTCTGGAGATGAGGAACATACCGATAATTCATTGATACCTAGAAACAAGGTTGATGACACAATGAAGTCACTTATGGATACTTTTGAG GGAGATGGTGACAAAAAGAGTTGGGCTTCTTTCCAAGAGCGGATAGGCAAGGCTCCTGAACAAGTTTTGAG ATATTGCCGGAGTGCTGGTTCTAAACCACTGTGGCCCATATTAGGTGGTCGCCCTTCCAAGGCTGATATTCCCATATGCAGCTATTGTGGTGGTCACCTATGTTTTGAATTTCAG AATGTCACATTCCTCCTTGGAATCTCTACTTTAGCTCAAAGAAGGAAATATCTAATACATGTACAAATGTGTTGA